One region of Flavobacterium sp. GSB-24 genomic DNA includes:
- the cydB gene encoding cytochrome d ubiquinol oxidase subunit II: MEFFWYVVLMGILAVYLVLDGYDFGAGIIHLFFADTERDKKVITNSIGPFWDANEVWLIAAGGVLFFAFPTLYASSFSGFYLPLIMILWLLIFRAIGLEMRGQVHHPMWESIWDKAFGIASLLLALFFGIALGNIVRGVNLGMVQNGVSTQEAHYFFLPLWNPTFSPQANELGIIDWFTLFLGIVSTVALTIHGANWIIYKTNSSLNPKLKKVVFALNIVLLVLVCISLQIWHFIEPKPFHNFVENPILWFFPLMTFVGILGLFKVRSFKKDGHGFLFSTLFLVGGFASTAVSIFPNVLPSTNKVNPSLTIYNTAAHEYGLNAGLSWFFIALFLVIVYFVIQYRVFSGKMDDIGYGEH, encoded by the coding sequence ATGGAATTTTTTTGGTACGTAGTTTTAATGGGAATCCTGGCAGTTTATCTGGTTTTAGACGGCTACGATTTTGGTGCAGGAATTATTCATTTGTTTTTTGCAGATACAGAGCGAGATAAAAAAGTAATTACAAACTCAATTGGACCTTTTTGGGATGCTAATGAGGTTTGGCTGATTGCAGCCGGAGGTGTTTTGTTCTTTGCATTTCCGACTTTATATGCTTCTTCTTTCAGCGGATTTTATCTGCCGTTGATTATGATTTTATGGCTTTTGATTTTTCGTGCAATTGGGTTAGAAATGCGCGGACAGGTGCATCATCCCATGTGGGAAAGTATTTGGGATAAAGCGTTCGGAATTGCCAGTTTGCTTTTGGCTTTGTTTTTTGGAATTGCATTAGGAAATATTGTTCGCGGCGTCAATCTGGGAATGGTGCAGAATGGTGTTTCTACGCAGGAAGCACATTACTTCTTTCTGCCTTTGTGGAATCCAACTTTTAGTCCGCAGGCCAATGAGCTGGGAATTATCGATTGGTTTACGCTTTTCTTAGGAATTGTAAGCACTGTAGCTTTAACGATTCACGGGGCAAACTGGATTATTTATAAAACAAATTCATCTCTGAATCCGAAATTGAAAAAAGTTGTTTTTGCCTTGAATATTGTTTTGCTGGTTTTAGTTTGTATTTCATTGCAGATTTGGCATTTTATCGAACCTAAACCATTTCATAATTTTGTTGAAAATCCGATTTTATGGTTTTTTCCTTTAATGACTTTTGTTGGAATTTTAGGATTATTCAAAGTTCGTTCGTTTAAAAAAGATGGTCACGGATTTCTGTTTTCGACTTTGTTTTTAGTCGGGGGATTTGCTTCAACAGCGGTTTCTATTTTCCCAAATGTGCTGCCTTCAACCAACAAAGTAAATCCGTCCTTAACGATTTATAACACTGCCGCTCACGAATACGGATTAAATGCTGGTTTGAGCTGGTTTTTTATCGCTCTATTTTTAGTGATTGTTTATTTTGTTATTCAATATCGTGTTTTCAGCGGAAAAATGGAT
- a CDS encoding cytochrome ubiquinol oxidase subunit I, whose translation MEEMLFYDRMQFAFTITFHYLFPQLTMGLSLIIVYFKWKYLKTNNEQYNHATHFWMKIFALNFAMGVVTGIPMEFQFGTNWAKFSELTGGIIGQTLAMEGMFSFFLESSFLGIFLFGEKLLGHKWHFVTGVLIMIGSWASGYLIIATHSWMQNPVGYEILENGKFVLTNFKALFLNPWLWPSYLHNQAASLVTSSFVVAGIGAFYILSKKNVSFGKLFLKTGVIFGLISSIIVAVPTGDLLAKNVVKYQPVTFAGMEGIFHTEKRGSEIVLIGQPDVKDKKLDNKIAVPNILSFLTYGNWDQEIKGLDQFEEDLHPTNISGLYYAYHIMVGLGTVFIGLMVISLFQLVRGKLFQTKWILWSLMFMMPFPYIANTTGWYTAELGRQPWLVYNLLRTSAGASPTVSSGNTLFTLLGFIGLYLLLGMLFLLLIGKIINKGPHHVELSTEKI comes from the coding sequence ATGGAAGAAATGCTCTTTTATGATCGAATGCAATTTGCCTTCACCATTACTTTTCATTATCTTTTTCCTCAGCTTACAATGGGCCTTTCGCTCATCATTGTTTACTTCAAATGGAAATACTTAAAAACCAATAACGAACAATACAATCATGCCACCCATTTCTGGATGAAAATCTTTGCCCTGAATTTTGCAATGGGCGTTGTTACCGGAATTCCGATGGAGTTTCAATTTGGAACCAACTGGGCAAAATTCTCTGAGTTAACAGGTGGAATTATTGGGCAGACGCTCGCGATGGAAGGAATGTTTTCTTTCTTTCTCGAATCTTCGTTTCTCGGAATATTTTTATTTGGAGAAAAACTCCTCGGGCATAAATGGCATTTTGTAACTGGAGTATTAATCATGATTGGTTCTTGGGCAAGTGGTTATCTTATTATTGCCACACATTCTTGGATGCAGAATCCTGTGGGTTATGAAATTCTAGAAAACGGAAAGTTTGTATTAACCAATTTCAAAGCTTTATTTTTAAATCCTTGGCTTTGGCCTTCTTATCTTCATAATCAAGCCGCTTCTTTGGTTACAAGTTCTTTTGTTGTGGCTGGAATCGGGGCTTTTTATATTTTGAGTAAAAAGAATGTTTCTTTTGGGAAATTGTTCTTGAAAACAGGAGTAATTTTCGGATTGATTTCGAGTATTATTGTGGCTGTGCCAACTGGAGATTTACTGGCAAAAAATGTGGTAAAATACCAGCCGGTGACTTTTGCAGGAATGGAAGGAATTTTTCATACCGAGAAAAGAGGTTCTGAAATTGTCTTAATTGGTCAGCCCGATGTAAAAGATAAAAAACTAGATAATAAAATTGCGGTTCCTAATATTTTGAGTTTCCTGACTTACGGAAATTGGGATCAGGAAATTAAAGGTTTAGATCAATTTGAAGAAGATCTGCATCCGACCAATATTTCTGGATTGTATTATGCTTATCATATTATGGTTGGACTTGGAACGGTTTTTATCGGTTTAATGGTAATTTCTCTTTTTCAATTGGTTAGAGGAAAATTATTTCAAACAAAATGGATTTTATGGTCGCTAATGTTCATGATGCCATTTCCCTATATCGCAAACACAACAGGCTGGTACACGGCCGAATTAGGAAGACAGCCTTGGCTGGTTTATAATTTACTGAGAACATCTGCAGGGGCTTCGCCAACGGTTTCTTCTGGAAATACTTTGTTTACATTGCTTGGATTCATAGGATTGTATTTGCTGCTCGGAATGTTGTTTTTACTTTTAATTGGAAAAATTATCAATAAAGGACCGCATCATGTGGAACTTTCAACAGAAAAAATATAA
- a CDS encoding HD domain-containing protein, producing the protein MNTKDLLDQIAFIKEIDKVKYIQRKTKLFNSDRCENDAEHSWHLALMAIVLAEHSDEPIDIMKVVKMVLIHDIVEIDAGDVFMYDTVKNHLNTDEERLAANRIFGLLPKNQAEEFIAIWEEFEAGETNEAKFAKSMDRLEPLLQNTSNNGGTWKEFDVKYDKVYEKKSVIKNGSKSLWNYAEGLINDSVEKGILKK; encoded by the coding sequence ATGAACACAAAAGACTTATTAGATCAAATTGCTTTTATAAAAGAAATTGATAAAGTAAAATACATTCAGCGTAAAACAAAGTTATTTAACAGCGACCGATGCGAAAATGATGCTGAACACAGCTGGCATTTGGCATTGATGGCAATTGTTTTGGCAGAACATTCAGATGAGCCGATTGATATTATGAAGGTCGTTAAAATGGTTCTCATTCATGACATTGTCGAAATTGATGCTGGAGACGTTTTTATGTACGACACCGTAAAAAATCATTTAAATACAGATGAAGAACGATTAGCTGCTAATCGAATCTTTGGTTTACTGCCTAAAAACCAAGCTGAAGAATTTATTGCTATTTGGGAAGAATTTGAAGCTGGTGAAACCAATGAAGCTAAATTTGCAAAATCGATGGATCGTCTAGAACCTTTATTGCAAAACACCTCTAACAATGGTGGAACTTGGAAAGAATTTGACGTGAAGTATGACAAGGTTTATGAGAAGAAAAGCGTAATTAAAAATGGTTCAAAATCATTGTGGAATTATGCTGAAGGTTTGATTAACGATAGTGTAGAAAAAGGGATTTTGAAGAAATGA
- a CDS encoding MBL fold metallo-hydrolase produces the protein MKIEQIYTGCLAQGAYYITSDGEAAIIDPLREIQPYLDRLERDAVKLKYIFETHFHADFVSGHVDLSKETGAPIVYGPNAACEFDCISAKDGQEFKIGKVTIKVLHTPGHTMESTTFLLIDENGKDHAIFSGDTLFIGDVGRPDLAQKAAGMTQDQLAGILFHSLRDKIMTLADDVIVYPAHGAGSACGKNMSKETVSTIGNQKATNYALRANMTEAEFIEEVTDGLLPPPAYFSMNVAMNKQGYESFESVLNNGMKAIKVEEFEAVAEETGALILDTRSAADFSKGFIPQSINIGINGDFAPWVGTLIANVKQPIILVTADGMEEETVTRLSRVGFDTIIGHLEGGFEAWQNAGFETDTVNRITAEQFANEVNIETDKIIDIRKETEYAAEHIEDAYSKPLAYINDWVKDINPNEHFYLHCAGGYRSMIAASILQARGFRNFSEVEGGFGAISKTNLPKSDFVCQSKVLK, from the coding sequence ATGAAAATAGAACAAATTTACACCGGATGTCTAGCACAAGGTGCTTATTATATTACTTCAGATGGCGAAGCGGCCATTATCGATCCGCTTAGAGAAATACAGCCTTACTTAGATCGTTTAGAACGTGATGCCGTAAAATTGAAATACATTTTTGAAACACATTTTCACGCCGATTTCGTTTCGGGCCACGTCGATTTAAGTAAAGAAACTGGAGCTCCAATCGTTTACGGACCAAACGCGGCTTGCGAATTTGACTGCATTTCTGCAAAAGACGGACAAGAATTTAAAATCGGAAAAGTGACTATTAAGGTATTGCACACTCCTGGGCATACTATGGAAAGCACTACTTTTTTATTGATTGATGAAAACGGAAAAGATCACGCTATTTTCTCTGGAGATACTTTATTTATTGGAGATGTCGGCCGTCCAGATTTAGCACAGAAAGCTGCTGGAATGACACAAGATCAATTGGCTGGAATTTTATTTCATTCTTTAAGAGATAAAATTATGACTCTGGCTGATGATGTAATTGTTTATCCTGCGCATGGCGCTGGAAGTGCCTGCGGAAAAAACATGAGTAAAGAAACTGTTTCGACAATCGGGAACCAAAAAGCAACAAATTATGCTTTGCGCGCCAATATGACCGAAGCTGAATTTATTGAAGAAGTAACGGATGGATTATTACCTCCTCCTGCCTATTTCAGCATGAACGTTGCCATGAATAAGCAAGGTTACGAAAGTTTTGAATCTGTTTTAAATAACGGAATGAAAGCTATAAAAGTTGAAGAATTTGAAGCTGTTGCAGAAGAAACGGGCGCTTTAATTTTGGATACCAGAAGTGCAGCCGATTTTAGCAAAGGATTTATTCCGCAGTCTATTAATATCGGAATTAATGGTGATTTTGCGCCGTGGGTTGGAACTTTAATTGCAAATGTAAAGCAACCTATTATATTAGTTACAGCTGATGGAATGGAAGAAGAAACCGTAACACGTTTAAGCCGTGTAGGTTTTGACACGATTATTGGACATTTAGAAGGTGGATTTGAAGCTTGGCAAAATGCAGGTTTTGAAACAGATACCGTAAACCGAATTACAGCTGAACAGTTTGCAAACGAAGTAAATATCGAGACAGATAAAATAATCGATATTCGTAAAGAAACAGAATACGCAGCCGAACATATTGAAGATGCTTACAGCAAACCTTTGGCTTATATTAATGACTGGGTAAAAGACATTAATCCCAATGAGCATTTTTATCTGCATTGCGCCGGCGGTTACCGCAGTATGATTGCTGCTTCTATTTTACAGGCACGCGGATTTAGAAATTTTTCTGAAGTTGAAGGCGGTTTTGGAGCCATTTCAAAAACAAATCTTCCAAAATCAGATTTTGTTTGTCAGAGTAAAGTATTAAAATAA
- a CDS encoding YeeE/YedE thiosulfate transporter family protein codes for MLEIIKEPWPWYVAGPLIGLTVPILLIIGNKSFGISSSLRHICAACIPSNISFFKYDWKKESWNLFFVFGIFLGGVIAAYFLSNPNPVQITPELSEQLAGYGITDHTGLVPSQLFSWESLLTLRGFIMIVVGGFLVGFGTRYAGGCTSGHAIMGLSNLQWPSLVATICFMIGGFVMSLLILPYILSL; via the coding sequence ATGCTAGAAATCATCAAAGAACCATGGCCTTGGTATGTTGCAGGTCCGTTGATTGGATTGACTGTTCCAATTTTATTAATTATCGGAAATAAATCTTTCGGGATTAGTTCTTCTCTTCGTCATATTTGCGCGGCTTGTATTCCGTCAAATATTTCATTTTTTAAGTATGACTGGAAAAAAGAAAGCTGGAATTTATTTTTTGTTTTCGGAATATTTCTTGGCGGTGTAATTGCAGCTTACTTTTTATCGAATCCGAATCCGGTGCAGATTACTCCAGAACTTTCTGAACAATTAGCAGGTTACGGAATTACAGATCACACTGGTCTAGTTCCTTCACAATTATTTTCTTGGGAGAGTTTATTAACGCTTCGCGGATTTATTATGATTGTCGTGGGCGGATTTTTAGTTGGTTTCGGAACTCGTTATGCTGGCGGATGTACGAGTGGACACGCAATTATGGGATTATCAAACTTACAATGGCCTTCACTGGTAGCCACAATCTGTTTTATGATTGGCGGTTTTGTAATGTCCCTTTTGATTTTACCTTATATTCTTTCACTTTAA
- a CDS encoding DUF6691 family protein has translation MDSEGINASQKKESSLSNLKYLIVGIFFGIVFVKAEIISWFRIQEMFHLQSFFMYGVIGSAVAVGVVSVFIIKKFNIKTLQGEKIEIQPKTFNKGQIYGGLMFGFGWAITGACPGPLFAQIGTGATVIIVTLLSAIAGTWFYGLIKDKLPH, from the coding sequence ATGGATAGCGAAGGAATCAACGCAAGTCAGAAAAAAGAAAGCAGTCTATCAAACCTTAAATATTTAATCGTCGGAATCTTTTTCGGGATTGTATTTGTAAAAGCAGAGATTATCAGCTGGTTTCGTATTCAGGAAATGTTTCATCTGCAGTCTTTCTTTATGTATGGCGTAATTGGAAGCGCGGTTGCAGTAGGCGTTGTTTCTGTTTTCATCATTAAAAAATTCAATATCAAAACGCTTCAAGGCGAAAAAATCGAGATTCAGCCTAAAACTTTCAACAAAGGACAAATCTACGGCGGACTTATGTTCGGTTTTGGATGGGCGATTACTGGCGCTTGCCCAGGTCCGCTTTTCGCGCAGATTGGAACTGGCGCAACTGTAATCATCGTTACTTTATTAAGTGCTATTGCAGGAACTTGGTTTTATGGTTTGATTAAAGATAAACTTCCACATTAA
- a CDS encoding glycerol-3-phosphate dehydrogenase/oxidase: MNRSEQLSQLQNTQKWDVIIIGGGASGLGTAIDAASRGYKTILLEAVDFAKGTSSRSTKLVHGGVRYLEQGNIHLVREALKERGLMLQNANHLVKNQSFVIPNYHWFGGYFYTFGLKIYDLLSGRLSLGGSKYLSKKKTIELLPNVEEIGLKNGVIYHDGQFDDSRLAVNMAQTAVENGACVLNYVKVFNLLKDDKNQIIGVQAQDLETGIKYSLKGAAIINATGVFTNAIMKLNDTVYKKYIVPSQGIHLVFDKSFLPGENALMIPKTKDGRVLFAVPWHNHVVVGTTDTLIKKQSLEPIALETEIQFVLETAQRFLAKKPTRTDVLSVFAGLRPLAAPKEEGKSTKEVSRSHKIIVSETGLITITGGKWTTYRKIAEDLIDKAIKTGKLTKKECVTEHLSIHGNKPTTSLDRENHLYIYGSDIPKILELQENELELKEKLHPDYEFTMAEVVWAIRYEMARTTDDILARRVRLLFLDARAAIEVAEKTARIIAKELGHDEAWISTEIVNFKQIAKGFLLSEFQ; the protein is encoded by the coding sequence ATGAATCGTTCCGAACAGTTATCTCAATTACAAAATACACAAAAATGGGACGTAATCATAATTGGCGGTGGAGCTAGCGGTTTAGGAACTGCTATTGATGCTGCCAGCCGAGGTTATAAAACAATTTTATTAGAAGCTGTAGATTTTGCAAAAGGAACTTCAAGCAGAAGTACAAAACTGGTTCATGGCGGCGTGCGTTATTTGGAACAGGGAAATATTCATTTGGTAAGAGAAGCTTTAAAGGAAAGAGGTTTAATGCTTCAAAATGCCAATCATTTGGTTAAAAATCAATCTTTTGTTATTCCAAATTACCATTGGTTTGGCGGATATTTTTACACTTTCGGATTAAAAATTTACGATTTATTATCGGGGCGCCTGAGTTTAGGAGGTTCTAAATATCTTTCGAAAAAGAAAACAATTGAATTGCTTCCAAACGTCGAAGAAATCGGATTGAAAAATGGTGTTATTTATCACGATGGTCAATTTGATGATTCTCGTCTAGCAGTTAACATGGCTCAGACTGCTGTGGAGAATGGAGCCTGCGTTTTAAATTATGTAAAAGTTTTCAATTTACTAAAGGACGATAAAAATCAAATAATTGGTGTTCAGGCTCAAGATCTAGAAACCGGAATTAAATATAGTCTAAAAGGTGCTGCCATTATAAACGCAACTGGAGTTTTTACAAACGCTATCATGAAACTCAATGATACAGTTTACAAAAAATATATTGTTCCAAGTCAGGGAATCCATTTAGTATTTGATAAATCTTTCTTGCCAGGTGAAAATGCCTTAATGATTCCGAAAACAAAAGATGGACGAGTTTTGTTTGCTGTTCCGTGGCACAATCATGTTGTGGTGGGAACGACGGATACTTTAATAAAAAAACAAAGTTTAGAACCAATTGCTTTAGAAACTGAAATTCAATTTGTTTTAGAAACAGCACAACGATTCTTAGCCAAAAAACCAACACGAACAGATGTATTATCGGTTTTTGCAGGTTTGCGCCCGTTGGCCGCCCCAAAAGAAGAAGGAAAAAGTACCAAAGAAGTTTCTAGAAGCCATAAAATAATTGTTTCTGAAACTGGGCTTATTACCATTACTGGAGGAAAATGGACAACTTACAGAAAAATTGCCGAAGACCTAATAGACAAAGCTATTAAAACGGGAAAATTAACAAAAAAGGAATGCGTTACTGAGCATCTTTCTATTCACGGAAATAAACCTACAACGTCTCTCGATAGAGAAAATCACCTTTATATATATGGTTCTGATATTCCAAAAATACTCGAATTACAAGAAAACGAGCTGGAGTTAAAAGAAAAACTGCATCCTGATTACGAATTTACAATGGCAGAAGTCGTTTGGGCGATTCGCTATGAAATGGCAAGAACTACTGATGATATATTGGCAAGACGAGTACGATTATTATTCTTAGATGCCAGAGCTGCAATTGAAGTTGCAGAAAAAACGGCAAGAATAATTGCCAAAGAACTTGGTCATGATGAAGCTTGGATAAGTACAGAAATTGTCAATTTCAAACAAATTGCAAAAGGTTTTCTTTTGTCTGAATTCCAATAA
- a CDS encoding MarR family transcriptional regulator codes for MTIEEVIKSTVKMDNAKKVILNIMYTQNVIQDHFNELIKPYDLSGEQYNVLRILRGQKGKPANMCVIQERMLAKTSNTTRLVDKLLLKEFVTRNVCPDNRRKIEVLITQKGLDVLKELDPKVDEHEKTFADNLKPEELTFLNQLLEKYRTNK; via the coding sequence ATGACAATTGAAGAGGTTATTAAGAGTACGGTTAAGATGGATAATGCGAAAAAAGTTATTCTGAATATCATGTACACGCAGAATGTGATTCAGGATCATTTCAACGAGTTAATTAAACCGTATGATTTATCTGGAGAACAATATAATGTGTTACGTATATTAAGAGGGCAAAAAGGAAAACCTGCCAATATGTGCGTAATACAAGAGCGAATGCTTGCTAAAACAAGCAACACAACACGGCTGGTAGACAAATTATTATTGAAAGAGTTTGTAACTAGAAATGTTTGTCCAGATAATCGAAGAAAAATTGAAGTTTTGATTACTCAAAAAGGATTAGATGTTTTAAAAGAATTAGATCCGAAGGTAGACGAACATGAGAAAACGTTTGCTGACAATTTAAAGCCAGAAGAATTAACTTTCTTAAATCAATTATTAGAAAAATACAGAACCAATAAATAA
- a CDS encoding NAD(P)H-dependent oxidoreductase, with protein MSNFLENQNWRYATKQFDASKKISSDDLNTLKEAVRLSASSYGLQPYKVIIVENPELREQLKGAAYGQAQITDASHLFIFANDLNLDAASVDKYINTISETRGVPADALGGFSDMMKGVISNLPVEAKHIWTAKQTYLALGNLLNAAAELKIDATPMEGFNAAKFNEILGFDKLGLNASVIATVGYRHEEDNTQHFKKVRKSHEELFITL; from the coding sequence ATGAGCAATTTCTTAGAAAATCAAAATTGGCGTTATGCAACAAAACAATTTGATGCTTCAAAAAAAATATCATCTGATGATTTAAACACCCTGAAAGAAGCAGTTAGATTAAGCGCTTCTTCTTACGGATTACAACCTTACAAAGTAATTATCGTTGAAAATCCAGAATTAAGAGAGCAATTAAAAGGCGCAGCTTACGGGCAGGCACAAATTACTGATGCTTCTCACCTATTTATTTTTGCTAACGATTTAAACCTTGATGCAGCTTCTGTTGACAAATACATCAACACTATCAGCGAAACAAGAGGTGTTCCTGCAGATGCATTAGGAGGATTCAGCGATATGATGAAAGGTGTAATCTCAAATTTACCTGTAGAAGCAAAACATATTTGGACGGCAAAACAAACGTATTTAGCTTTAGGAAACTTATTAAATGCTGCTGCTGAATTAAAAATTGATGCTACTCCAATGGAAGGTTTCAATGCTGCTAAATTCAACGAAATTTTAGGTTTCGATAAATTAGGTTTAAACGCTTCTGTAATTGCAACTGTAGGTTACAGACATGAAGAAGACAATACACAGCACTTTAAAAAAGTTAGAAAATCTCACGAAGAATTATTTATCACACTATAA
- a CDS encoding YceI family protein has translation MKNLKTIAIALFVAAAGISVNAQTKKIDVKASTIKWVGKKVTGEHSGTVNFKDGAVVFKGKKLVGGSFTVDMTSLTSTDLTGEYQGKLNGHLKADDFFGTEKFPTSKLVFKTIGAKSTDVYTVTADLTIKGITKPVTFDITVKGNTATTAFKVDRTKYDIKYGSGSFFEGLGDKTINDEFELTVALKF, from the coding sequence ATGAAAAATTTAAAAACTATTGCAATAGCATTATTCGTAGCAGCAGCTGGTATTTCAGTAAACGCTCAAACTAAAAAAATCGACGTAAAAGCGTCTACTATTAAATGGGTAGGTAAAAAAGTAACTGGAGAGCACTCTGGAACTGTAAACTTCAAAGATGGAGCTGTAGTTTTCAAAGGAAAAAAATTAGTTGGTGGTAGTTTTACTGTTGACATGACTTCATTAACTTCAACAGATTTAACTGGAGAATACCAAGGAAAATTAAACGGCCACTTAAAAGCTGATGATTTCTTCGGAACTGAAAAATTCCCAACTTCAAAATTAGTTTTCAAAACTATTGGTGCTAAATCTACTGACGTTTACACTGTAACTGCAGATTTAACTATCAAAGGAATTACTAAACCAGTAACTTTTGATATTACTGTAAAAGGAAACACTGCTACAACTGCTTTCAAAGTTGACAGAACTAAATACGATATTAAATACGGATCAGGTAGCTTCTTCGAAGGTTTAGGAGACAAAACTATAAATGACGAATTTGAATTGACTGTAGCTTTAAAATTCTAA
- a CDS encoding anthranilate synthase component I family protein, translating into MKPFILNTHYKQILADTVTPVSIYFKIRDKFPNSLLLESSDYHGNDNSFSYICCNPIATIKIENEVISKTFPDGTSEKINIDASTNIPQVIQEFSSQFKSEKNDFKFINNGLFGYISYDAVRYFEKVSIAKKDNATAIPDVFYAVYQNIIAINHFKNEAYIFCHSLDGKNNIAEIEQLLQSRNIASYKFAKEGEGFSNLTDEEFKENVALAKKHCYRGDVFQLVLSRRFTQGFKGDEFNVYRALRSINPSPYLFFFDYGDFKIFGSSPEAQIIVKDRKAEIHPIAGTFKRTGDDERDALLAKELSEDKKENSEHVMLVDLARNDLSRNGHDVNVEKYREVQFFSHVIHLVSKVTGHLHEKATTMQVVADTFPAGTLSGAPKHRAMQLIEDCEKTNRNFYGGAIGVMDFDGNFNHAIMIRTFLSKNHQLHCQAGAGIVASSDEESEMQEVYNKLRALNTALEMAEKI; encoded by the coding sequence TTGAAACCTTTTATTCTTAATACACATTACAAACAAATTCTGGCAGATACGGTTACTCCAGTAAGTATTTATTTTAAAATTAGAGATAAATTCCCGAACAGTTTATTATTGGAAAGTAGTGATTATCACGGAAATGACAACAGTTTCTCTTACATCTGCTGTAATCCGATTGCTACTATAAAAATTGAAAACGAAGTTATCTCTAAAACTTTTCCTGACGGAACTTCAGAAAAAATCAATATTGATGCTTCTACAAATATTCCACAGGTCATTCAGGAATTTTCAAGTCAGTTTAAATCTGAAAAAAACGATTTTAAATTCATCAACAATGGTTTATTCGGATACATTTCTTATGATGCTGTTCGTTATTTTGAAAAGGTTTCTATTGCGAAAAAAGACAATGCAACTGCAATTCCAGATGTTTTTTATGCCGTTTACCAAAACATCATTGCGATCAACCACTTTAAAAATGAAGCATATATTTTCTGCCACAGTTTAGACGGGAAAAATAACATTGCTGAGATCGAACAATTATTACAATCTAGAAATATTGCTTCATACAAATTTGCAAAAGAAGGCGAAGGATTTTCAAATTTAACCGATGAAGAATTTAAAGAAAATGTGGCTTTAGCTAAAAAACATTGTTATCGTGGAGATGTATTTCAATTGGTTTTATCCCGCCGATTTACTCAAGGTTTCAAAGGAGATGAATTTAATGTTTACAGAGCTTTAAGAAGCATTAACCCTTCTCCATATTTATTTTTCTTTGACTATGGAGATTTCAAAATATTCGGTTCTTCGCCAGAAGCACAGATTATCGTAAAAGACAGAAAAGCTGAGATTCATCCAATCGCTGGAACTTTCAAAAGAACGGGAGATGACGAACGTGATGCTCTTTTGGCCAAAGAACTTTCTGAAGATAAAAAAGAAAACAGCGAACACGTAATGTTAGTCGATTTGGCTAGAAATGATTTAAGCCGAAACGGACATGACGTAAATGTTGAAAAATATAGAGAAGTTCAGTTCTTTTCGCATGTAATTCACTTAGTATCAAAAGTTACTGGACATTTACACGAGAAAGCTACAACAATGCAGGTAGTTGCAGACACGTTTCCAGCAGGAACATTAAGCGGTGCTCCAAAACACAGAGCTATGCAGTTAATTGAAGACTGCGAAAAAACCAATCGTAATTTTTACGGAGGCGCAATAGGTGTTATGGATTTTGACGGAAATTTTAACCACGCCATTATGATTCGAACTTTCCTTTCTAAAAATCACCAACTGCATTGTCAAGCTGGTGCTGGAATTGTGGCAAGTTCAGACGAAGAAAGTGAAATGCAGGAAGTTTATAATAAATTAAGAGCTTTAAATACGGCGCTGGAAATGGCAGAGAAAATTTAG